From a region of the Vanrija pseudolonga chromosome 2, complete sequence genome:
- the hsk1 gene encoding Cell cycle serine/threonine-protein kinase hsk1 produces the protein MMGHADVLMGDPDADAATPAAETNTSTSETGERDSVLFSEQVRAEIEGSRDSRSRSRSTMATTTGPEGDETQEGDDDGGDYSGSMFYYIDDEKVGIAPGAVEPTAEAGSDNATETPADDNVDMDDWLEESNEPADAEADFEPAAPNDPAPDQMTRVLEHHDQMFQVEEESEDDYEEPLSYHSGDSDEYDMEHRPWLERTSIKRDIQELYAIKGMWNGAYDQARYRAIDRLGEGTFSSVYLAEDSLHDMHSNTYWTCEPDVEVGDKASITTRVALKKILVTSSPARVENELHILENLRGCRNVSPLISAFRDEDQIVIVLPYHACDDFRYFYRYMDPPKMRQYMTCLMRSLKDIHARGIVHRDVKPANFLFDYESGHGVLVDFGLAERYTPPRRPTCQHEPATRASLHGTRTKTNDTPTVEQAVYDARKRAKAGEGRIGFRQEDARPSIKTNRAGTRGFRAPEVLLKCPNQTVAIDVWSAGVILLSLLSHKFPVFNSTDDIEALMEIAALFGRSAMERCALLHNRTIMTNVPSVDAAPDSLSALILRLNPHLYTPHQSNPTAEEAMEHITAIDQALDLCSRLLRLDSTTRLTASAALRHAFLANEEDSGPDELLEPGDAKCGNLHSYTSDGQHQAQFGDILEDMRFGQGFPPVRGALCPEHEHWQQRSGVNPLGAAFGARVEEEYFQRVGFRLREEFLGWDSADRH, from the exons ATGATggggcacgccgacgtcctcaTGGGAGACccagacgccgacgctgccaCCCCAGCAGCCGAGACCAACACTTCGACAagcgagacgggcgagcgcgactcGGTTCTCTTCTCAGAACaggtgcgcgccgagatcgaggGAAGCCGGGATTCTCGGTCGCGCTCCCGCTCGACCATGGCCACGACCACGGGGCCAGAAGGCGACGAGACACAAgagggtgacgacgacggcggcgactaCTCGGGCAGCATGTTCTACTACATTGACGACGAGAAGGTTGGCATCGCCCCTGGCGCCGTGGAGCCCACGGCTGAAGCCGGCTCGGACAACGCCACGGAAACGCCAGCagacgacaatgtcgacatggacgactGGCTAGAGGAGAGCAACGagcctgccgacgccgaggccgactttGAGCCAGCCGCACCCAACGATCCTGCCCCCGACCAGATGACtcgcgtgctcgagcaccaCGACCAGATGTTCCAGGTCGAagaggagagcgaggacgactaCGAGGAGCCATTAAGCTACCACTCgggcgactcggacgagtACGACATGGAACACCGCCCATGGCTGGAGCGCACGTCGATCAAGCGCGATATTCAGGAGCTGTACGCCATCAAGGGCATGTGGAACGGCGCATACGACCAGGCGCGGTACCGCGCCATTGAccggctcggcgagggcaccTTCTCGAGCGTGTACCTCGCCGAAGACTCGCTGCACGACATGCACAGCAACACGTACTGGACGTGCGAGCCAGacgtcgaggttggcgacAAGGCGTCCATTACGAcccgcgtcgcgctcaagAAGATTCTCGTGACGTCGTCCCCGGCCCGGGTGGAGAACGAACTGCATATCCTCGAGAACCTCCGCGGGTGCCGCAATGTCTCGCCGCTCATCAGCGCATtccgcgacgaggaccagATTGTCATTGTGCTGCCCTACCACGCGTGCGACGACTTTCGCTACTTCTACCGGTACATGGACCCGCCCAAGATGCGGCAGTACATGACGTGTTTGATGCGGTCGCTCAAGGATATCCACGCGAGGGGTATCGTGCACCGCGACGTCAAGCCGGCCAACTTTCTGTTCGACTACGAGAGCGGACACGGCGTGCTGGTCGACTTTGGTCTGGCGGAGCGATacacgccgccacggcgcccgACGTGCCAGCACGAGCCGGCGACCCGCGCGTCGCTGCACGGCACGAGAACAAAGACGAACGACACGCCGaccgtcgagcaggccgtgTACGATGCCAGAAAACGCGCCAAAGCCGGCGAGGGACGGATAGGCTTCCGGCAGGAGGATGCCCGGCCGTCGATCAAGACGAACCGTGCCGGGACACGAGGCTTCCGTGCACCAGAGGTGCTCCTCAAGTGTCCCAACCAGACTGTGGCGATCGATGTGTGGTCGGCTGGTGTCATTCTGCTGTCGCTCCTGTCGCACAAGTTCCCAGTGTTCAACTCGACCGACGACATAGAGGCGCTGATGGAGATTGCTGCGTTGTTTGGGCGCAGCGCGATGGAGCGGTGTGCGTTGCTGCATA ACCGAACAATCATGACCAATGTCCcgagcgtcgacgcggcgcccgactcgctgtcggcgctcATCCTTCGCCTCAACCCCCACCTGTATACTCCGCACCAGTCCAACCCGACGGCAGAAGAGGCGATGGAGCACATCACGGCGATCGACCAGGCACTTGACCTGTGTTCGCGCCTGCTGCGTCTTgactcgacgacgcgacttaccgcctcggcggctcTGAGACACGCATTCCTTGCCAACGAGGAAGACTCTGGGCCagacgagctgctcgagccaGGGGACGCCAAGTGCGGCAACTTGCACAGCTACACATCTGACGGGCAAC ACCAAGCGCAGTTTGGCGACATTCTCGAGGATATGAGGTTTGGCCAGGGATTCCCCCCTGTGCGAGGCGCAC TTTGCCCAGAACACGAGCACtggcagcagcgcagcgggGTGAacccgctcggcgcagcgTTTGGCGCACGCGTAGAGGAAGAGTACTTCCAGCGTGTCGGATTCCGTCTTCGTGAGGAGTTTCTTGGCTGGGACAGTGCCGACCGGCACTAG